One Streptococcus gallolyticus subsp. gallolyticus DSM 16831 DNA window includes the following coding sequences:
- a CDS encoding SpaA isopeptide-forming pilin-related protein: MTKTGTWDNNNRALHYSLSINPSAEDLVDGTDELTLTDVLTFYGADISVALNQSSVKLYYADSGEEVPTSEWSWKVSLTDNGYGTYTSTLTVTLKDATAYTLAYDYLVSKENPDTSSTYWPTNTATLSGLSNGSTGTTTEVAWSKIGTDAGIDTEKSYTINKVDADNYGLGLANAVFTVYKYDGDDDDSNDEAIATYTTDANGHITITKSNLPSTFTEGNFYYFKETTAPSGYELSDSSSKYYFYYDTENTITPTGVLSGAVNLAKTSDSVYVENEKIKTIDLTVNKKWFTADGDETSRSDGSITYDVIQVATAEDGTSTESTYKSGETLSHDDNWTKTYTELPVSGTDSSGNAVTYTYYVKENAVSGYDTSYTNSNNAVPTEEAADMAIASDSATITIRNTAQKQYDLPDTGGNGTQWHYIAGAVLSLLAIGLLIFKVYKRYQIGGHL, encoded by the coding sequence ATGACTAAGACTGGTACGTGGGATAATAACAATCGTGCTTTGCACTATAGTTTATCCATTAATCCAAGTGCTGAGGACTTGGTTGACGGAACGGATGAACTGACTTTGACAGACGTTCTAACGTTTTATGGTGCGGACATTTCGGTAGCACTAAACCAAAGCTCGGTTAAACTTTACTACGCTGATAGTGGTGAGGAAGTTCCAACAAGCGAATGGTCATGGAAAGTGTCGTTAACGGATAACGGTTATGGAACCTATACAAGTACCTTGACGGTTACCTTGAAAGATGCCACAGCTTATACGCTCGCCTATGACTATCTTGTTTCAAAAGAAAATCCAGATACGTCTAGTACGTATTGGCCAACCAATACAGCTACCTTATCAGGACTTAGTAATGGATCGACTGGAACAACTACTGAAGTAGCATGGTCGAAGATTGGTACTGATGCAGGAATTGATACCGAAAAATCATATACGATTAATAAGGTTGATGCGGATAACTATGGTTTAGGTTTGGCAAATGCGGTGTTTACTGTCTATAAATATGACGGTGATGACGATGATAGCAATGATGAAGCCATTGCAACCTATACAACGGATGCTAATGGTCACATTACAATCACGAAGTCAAACCTACCGTCAACATTTACAGAAGGTAATTTCTATTACTTCAAAGAGACAACTGCGCCGTCAGGTTATGAGTTGTCGGATAGTTCAAGTAAGTATTACTTCTACTACGATACGGAGAATACGATAACACCGACAGGTGTTCTTAGCGGTGCAGTCAACTTAGCCAAGACTTCAGATTCAGTTTACGTTGAAAACGAAAAGATTAAGACGATTGATTTAACCGTCAATAAGAAATGGTTCACGGCTGATGGTGATGAAACAAGTCGTTCTGATGGTTCTATCACTTATGATGTGATTCAGGTTGCAACGGCAGAGGACGGAACTTCGACCGAATCAACTTATAAGTCTGGGGAAACGTTAAGTCATGATGATAACTGGACGAAAACTTATACAGAATTACCTGTTTCGGGTACGGATTCATCTGGCAATGCGGTCACTTATACTTATTACGTTAAAGAGAACGCTGTTTCTGGTTATGATACTAGCTACACTAATAGTAATAATGCTGTTCCTACTGAGGAAGCAGCTGATATGGCGATTGCTTCAGATTCTGCAACGATTACCATTAGGAATACTGCTCAGAAGCAATACGACTTGCCTGATACTGGTGGTAATGGAACGCAATGGCATTACATAGCTGGTGCGGTGTTATCATTGCTTGCTATTGGCTTGTTAATCTTTA